From Micromonospora rhizosphaerae, the proteins below share one genomic window:
- a CDS encoding NADP-dependent isocitrate dehydrogenase codes for MAKIKVNNPVVEIDGDEMTRIIWKQIREQLILPYLDVDLHYYDLSIQHRDETDDQVTVDAANAIKQHGVGVKCATITPDEARVAEFDLKKMWRSPNGTIRNILGGVVFREPIIMSNVPRLVPGWTKPIIIGRHAHGDQYKATDFVVPGPGTVTITYQPADGGAPMEMEVAKFPGGGVTMGMYNFDDSIRDFARASMRYGLDRGYPVYLSTKNTILKAYDGRFKDIFAEVFENEFKSEFEAAGITYEHRLIDDMVAAALKWEGGFVWACKNYDGDVQSDTVAQGFGSLGLMTSVLMTPDGRTVEAEAAHGTVTRHYRQWQKGEKTSTNPIASIYAWTRGLAHRGKLDGTPAVTEFANTLEQVIVGTVEGGQMTKDLALLISRDAPWLTTDEFMNALDENLARKLAA; via the coding sequence ATGGCGAAGATCAAGGTAAACAACCCGGTCGTGGAAATCGACGGCGACGAGATGACCCGGATCATCTGGAAGCAGATCCGGGAGCAGCTGATCCTGCCCTACCTCGACGTCGACCTGCACTACTACGACCTGTCGATTCAGCACCGCGACGAGACCGACGACCAGGTCACCGTCGACGCCGCGAACGCCATCAAGCAGCACGGCGTGGGCGTCAAGTGCGCCACCATCACCCCGGACGAGGCCCGGGTCGCGGAGTTCGACCTGAAGAAGATGTGGCGGTCGCCGAACGGCACCATCCGCAACATCCTCGGCGGCGTGGTCTTCCGCGAGCCGATCATCATGTCCAACGTGCCGCGGCTGGTCCCCGGCTGGACCAAGCCGATCATCATCGGCCGGCACGCCCACGGCGACCAGTACAAGGCCACCGACTTCGTCGTCCCCGGCCCCGGCACGGTGACCATCACCTACCAGCCCGCCGACGGCGGCGCCCCGATGGAGATGGAGGTCGCCAAGTTCCCCGGCGGCGGCGTCACCATGGGGATGTACAACTTCGACGACTCGATCCGGGACTTCGCCCGCGCGTCGATGCGCTACGGCCTCGACCGCGGCTACCCGGTCTACCTGTCGACCAAGAACACCATCCTCAAGGCGTACGACGGCCGGTTCAAGGACATCTTCGCCGAGGTGTTCGAGAACGAGTTCAAGTCGGAGTTCGAGGCCGCCGGCATCACCTACGAGCACCGGCTGATCGACGACATGGTCGCCGCCGCGCTCAAGTGGGAGGGTGGCTTCGTCTGGGCCTGCAAGAACTACGACGGTGACGTGCAGTCCGACACCGTCGCGCAGGGCTTCGGCTCGCTGGGCCTGATGACCTCCGTGCTGATGACCCCGGACGGCCGTACGGTCGAGGCGGAGGCGGCGCACGGCACCGTCACCCGGCACTACCGGCAGTGGCAGAAGGGTGAGAAGACCTCGACCAACCCGATCGCGTCGATCTACGCCTGGACCCGGGGTCTGGCCCACCGGGGCAAGCTGGACGGCACCCCGGCGGTCACCGAGTTCGCCAACACCCTGGAGCAGGTCATCGTGGGTACCGTCGAGGGCGGCCAGATGACCAAGGATCTCGCGCTGCTCATCTCGCGCGACGCGCCGTGGCTGACCACCGACGAGTTCATGAACGCGCTCGACGAGAACCTGGCGCGCAAGCTCGCCGCCTGA
- a CDS encoding MBL fold metallo-hydrolase yields MALSRTLGSITVTPLTDGEGAFFQPREEAFPAATAEQWREADRRDPAAVTADGQWWLPFRSFALRDGDGPVMLVDAGIGPAGSPAASWAPVPGRLPAELAAAGIDPTDVRTVVLTHLHSDHIGWAITGTPGRPYFPNATYVLQRAELDAMETINPRLPAGLVAPLRAAGQLRVVDGAAAITPQVRLVPTPGHTVGHQSVLLEAAGERLLLTGDLLVHTVQLVNPELAYAHEEDPATARASRVALLRGPATLATPHLGDPFVALAPTPSPVDHEVVVTTRRSG; encoded by the coding sequence ATGGCGCTGAGCCGCACCCTCGGGTCTATCACGGTCACCCCCCTCACCGACGGCGAGGGGGCCTTCTTCCAGCCCCGTGAGGAGGCGTTCCCGGCGGCGACGGCGGAGCAGTGGCGCGAGGCCGACCGGCGTGACCCCGCCGCGGTGACCGCGGACGGGCAGTGGTGGTTGCCATTCCGCAGCTTCGCCCTGCGGGACGGCGACGGGCCGGTCATGCTGGTCGACGCCGGCATCGGGCCGGCCGGCTCCCCCGCCGCGAGCTGGGCACCGGTGCCGGGACGGCTGCCGGCGGAGCTCGCCGCCGCAGGCATCGACCCAACCGACGTCCGCACGGTGGTCCTGACCCACCTGCACAGCGACCACATTGGCTGGGCGATCACCGGCACCCCCGGCCGCCCGTACTTCCCGAACGCCACCTACGTCCTGCAGCGGGCCGAGCTCGACGCGATGGAGACGATCAACCCGCGTCTGCCGGCCGGCCTGGTCGCGCCGTTGCGCGCCGCCGGCCAGCTCCGGGTGGTGGACGGCGCTGCCGCGATCACCCCACAGGTACGGCTGGTGCCGACCCCGGGGCACACCGTCGGGCACCAGTCGGTGCTGCTGGAGGCGGCGGGCGAGCGGCTGTTGCTCACCGGCGACCTGCTGGTGCACACCGTGCAGCTGGTCAACCCGGAGCTCGCGTACGCCCACGAGGAGGACCCGGCGACGGCGCGCGCCTCGCGCGTGGCGCTGCTGCGCGGCCCCGCTACGCTGGCCACCCCCCACCTGGGCGACCCGTTCGTCGCCCTCGCGCCCACCCCTTCCCCGGTTGATCATGAAGTTGTAGTCACGACACGCCGGAGCGGGTGA
- the mdh gene encoding malate dehydrogenase has translation MGKKVTVVGAGFYGSTTAQRLAEYDIFDTVVITDIIEGKPAGIALDMNQSRPVEGFETKVVGVTTGRNGEGYEAIEGSDVVVITAGLPRKPGMSRMDLLETNAKIVRQVSENVAKYAPNAVVIVVSNPLDEMTALAQKATQFPKNRVLGQAGILDSARFTNFVAEALNVPVKSVKTLTLGSHGDTMVPVPSKSTVDGKPLREVMPDEQIEDLVVRTRNGGAEVVALLKTGSAYYAPSAAAARMAKAVAEDSGDIMPVCAWVDGQYGISGVYLGVEAEIGRDGVKRIVETDLDADELASLKAAAEAVRAKQSDVANM, from the coding sequence ATGGGTAAGAAGGTCACTGTCGTCGGGGCTGGCTTCTACGGCTCCACCACCGCACAGCGCCTGGCCGAGTACGACATCTTCGACACGGTCGTGATCACCGACATCATCGAGGGCAAGCCGGCGGGCATCGCGCTGGACATGAACCAGTCGCGCCCGGTCGAGGGCTTCGAGACCAAGGTCGTCGGCGTCACCACCGGCCGGAACGGCGAGGGCTACGAGGCCATCGAGGGCTCGGACGTCGTCGTCATCACCGCCGGCCTGCCCCGCAAGCCGGGCATGAGCCGGATGGACCTGCTGGAGACGAACGCCAAGATCGTCCGCCAGGTCTCCGAGAACGTCGCCAAGTACGCCCCGAACGCCGTCGTCATCGTCGTCTCCAACCCGCTCGACGAGATGACCGCGCTGGCCCAGAAGGCCACCCAGTTCCCGAAGAACCGGGTGCTCGGCCAGGCCGGCATCCTGGACAGCGCCCGGTTCACCAACTTCGTCGCCGAGGCGCTGAACGTACCGGTCAAGTCGGTGAAGACGCTGACCCTCGGCTCGCACGGCGACACCATGGTGCCGGTCCCGTCGAAGAGCACGGTGGACGGCAAGCCGCTGCGCGAGGTGATGCCGGACGAGCAGATCGAGGACCTGGTCGTCCGGACCCGCAACGGCGGCGCCGAAGTGGTCGCGCTGCTCAAGACCGGTTCGGCGTACTACGCCCCGTCGGCGGCCGCCGCGCGGATGGCCAAGGCCGTCGCGGAGGACTCCGGCGACATCATGCCGGTCTGCGCCTGGGTCGACGGCCAGTACGGCATCTCCGGCGTCTACCTGGGCGTCGAGGCCGAGATCGGCCGGGACGGCGTCAAGCGGATCGTCGAGACCGACTTGGACGCCGACGAGCTGGCCAGCCTGAAGGCGGCGGCCGAGGCCGTCCGGGCCAAGCAGTCCGACGTCGCCAACATGTGA
- a CDS encoding bifunctional methylenetetrahydrofolate dehydrogenase/methenyltetrahydrofolate cyclohydrolase translates to MTAMILDGKATAAAIKDELRVRVKALAERGITPGLGTVLVGADPGSQAYVNGKHRDCAEVGIASIRRELPADATQEQVDEVLAELNADPACHGYIVQLPLPAHLDTQRALEMIDPAKDADGLHPVNLGRLVLGYEGPLPCTPRGIVELLRRYDVALRGAKVAVVGRGNTVGRPLGLLLTRRSENATVTLCHTGTLDLASHTRAADIVIVAAGVPGLLTADMITPGATVVDVGITRVIGPDGKGRYTGDVDPEVAEVAGALVPMPGGVGPMTRAMLLTNVVERAERD, encoded by the coding sequence GTGACGGCGATGATCCTGGACGGCAAGGCCACCGCGGCGGCGATCAAGGACGAGCTGCGGGTGCGGGTCAAGGCGCTGGCGGAGCGCGGCATCACGCCGGGTCTGGGCACGGTCCTGGTCGGCGCGGACCCCGGCTCCCAGGCGTACGTCAACGGCAAGCATCGCGACTGCGCCGAGGTGGGCATCGCCTCGATCCGTCGGGAGTTGCCCGCCGATGCGACCCAGGAGCAGGTCGACGAGGTGCTGGCCGAGCTCAACGCCGACCCGGCCTGCCACGGCTACATCGTCCAGCTGCCGCTTCCGGCCCACCTGGACACCCAGCGGGCGCTGGAGATGATCGACCCGGCCAAGGACGCCGACGGCCTGCACCCGGTCAACCTGGGCCGGCTGGTGCTCGGCTACGAGGGTCCTTTGCCCTGCACGCCGCGCGGCATCGTGGAGCTGCTCCGCCGGTACGACGTGGCGCTGCGCGGCGCCAAGGTCGCGGTGGTCGGCCGGGGCAACACGGTGGGCCGCCCGCTCGGCCTGCTGCTCACCCGGCGCAGCGAGAACGCCACGGTGACCCTCTGCCACACCGGCACCCTCGACCTCGCCTCGCACACCCGCGCGGCGGACATCGTGATCGTCGCGGCCGGCGTGCCGGGGCTGCTCACCGCCGACATGATCACGCCGGGTGCGACCGTGGTGGACGTCGGCATCACCCGGGTGATCGGCCCCGATGGCAAGGGCCGCTACACCGGCGACGTCGATCCCGAGGTGGCCGAGGTGGCCGGCGCGCTGGTGCCGATGCCGGGCGGGGTCGGTCCGATGACCCGGGCCATGCTGCTCACCAACGTGGTCGAGCGCGCCGAGCGGGACTGA
- a CDS encoding ABC transporter ATP-binding protein translates to MRGAAGADLAAGKVRGETILSVNHLVKHYPITQGVLLKRQVGAVKAVDGVSFELRRGETLGVVGESGCGKSTLARLLMRLETPTAGRASLEGRDLFKASGAELRRLRRNMQMVMQDPYTSLNPRMTVGDIIGEPFEIHPDAAPRGSRRQRVQELLDLVGLNPEHINRYPHQFSGGQRQRIGIARALALRPEIIVCDEPVSALDVSIQAQVINLLEKLQNEFGLSYIFIAHDLSVVRHISDRVAVMYLGKIVEIGTEQEIYERATHPYTQALLSAVPVPDPGARENRNIIRLHGDVPSPADPPSGCRFRTRCWKAQEICANKEPHTVLRAADPHPSACHFAEVRPSAA, encoded by the coding sequence ATGCGTGGGGCTGCTGGAGCCGATCTCGCGGCTGGCAAGGTCCGCGGCGAGACGATCCTCTCCGTCAACCACCTGGTCAAGCACTACCCGATCACCCAGGGCGTGCTGCTCAAGCGCCAGGTCGGCGCGGTCAAGGCCGTCGACGGGGTCAGCTTCGAGCTACGCCGGGGCGAGACGCTCGGCGTGGTCGGCGAGTCCGGCTGCGGCAAGTCCACCCTGGCCCGGCTGCTGATGCGGCTGGAGACCCCCACCGCGGGTCGGGCCAGCCTGGAGGGTCGGGACCTGTTCAAGGCCTCCGGGGCCGAGCTGCGCCGGCTGCGCCGCAACATGCAGATGGTGATGCAGGACCCGTACACCTCGCTGAACCCGCGGATGACGGTCGGCGACATCATCGGCGAGCCCTTCGAGATCCACCCGGACGCGGCACCGAGGGGCAGCCGGCGGCAGCGGGTGCAGGAGCTGCTCGACCTGGTCGGCCTCAACCCCGAGCACATCAACCGGTACCCGCACCAGTTCTCCGGCGGTCAGCGCCAGCGCATCGGCATCGCCCGGGCGCTCGCCCTGCGGCCCGAGATCATCGTCTGCGACGAGCCGGTCTCCGCGCTCGACGTGTCGATCCAGGCCCAGGTGATCAACCTGCTGGAGAAGCTCCAGAACGAGTTCGGGCTGTCGTACATCTTCATCGCCCACGACCTGTCCGTGGTTCGGCACATCTCGGACCGGGTCGCGGTGATGTACCTGGGCAAGATCGTCGAGATCGGCACCGAGCAGGAGATCTACGAGCGGGCCACCCACCCGTACACCCAGGCCCTGCTCTCGGCGGTGCCGGTGCCGGACCCCGGCGCCCGCGAGAACCGGAACATCATCCGGCTCCACGGCGACGTGCCGTCGCCGGCCGACCCGCCGTCGGGCTGCCGGTTCCGCACCCGCTGCTGGAAGGCCCAGGAGATCTGCGCCAACAAGGAGCCGCACACGGTGCTCCGCGCGGCGGACCCGCACCCCTCGGCCTGCCACTTCGCCGAGGTACGCCCCAGCGCGGCCTGA
- the purH gene encoding bifunctional phosphoribosylaminoimidazolecarboxamide formyltransferase/IMP cyclohydrolase has product MSSTQDERRPIRRALVSVYDKTGLVELARALHAAGVEIVSTGSTAATISGAGVPVTPVDQVTGFPEILDGRVKTLHPKIHGGLLADLRKDSHAAQLDEHGIAGIDLLVSNLYPFQATVASGASQDECVEQIDIGGPAMVRAAAKNHASVAVVTDPAAYPALHAALGEGGFTLTQRRVLAARAFAAIAEYDVAVANWCAVELAPADQEWPEFAGLALRRQAVLRYGENPHQPAALYADPDGTAGLAQAEQLHGKEMSYNNYVDADAAWRAANDFAEQPAVAIIKHANPCGIAVGGDVAEAHRKAHACDPVSAYGGVIAVNRPVSVELARQVAEIFTEVLVAPEFEPGAVEILQGKKNIRLLRAPAFAPRPAEWRQVTGGVLVQLRDGIDADGDDPANWRLATGDAADEATLRDLAFAWRAVRAVKSNAILLAQDGATVGVGMGQVNRVDSARLAVSRAGADRAKGSVCASDAFFPFPDGPKILIDAGVRAIVQQGGSIRDEEVIAAAKEAGVTMYLTGTRHFFH; this is encoded by the coding sequence GTGAGTTCCACTCAGGACGAGCGCCGCCCGATCCGGCGGGCGCTGGTCAGCGTCTACGACAAGACCGGGCTGGTTGAGCTGGCCCGGGCACTGCACGCCGCCGGGGTGGAGATCGTGTCGACCGGCAGCACCGCGGCGACGATCTCGGGCGCGGGCGTGCCGGTGACCCCGGTGGACCAGGTGACCGGCTTCCCGGAGATCCTCGACGGCCGGGTCAAGACCCTGCACCCGAAGATCCACGGTGGCCTCCTCGCGGACCTGCGCAAGGACTCCCACGCCGCCCAGCTCGACGAGCACGGCATCGCCGGGATCGACCTGCTGGTCTCCAACCTCTACCCGTTCCAGGCCACGGTCGCCTCCGGCGCCAGCCAGGACGAGTGCGTGGAGCAGATCGACATCGGCGGTCCGGCGATGGTCCGGGCCGCGGCCAAGAACCACGCCTCGGTGGCGGTGGTGACCGACCCGGCGGCGTACCCGGCGCTGCACGCCGCCCTCGGCGAGGGCGGCTTCACCCTGACCCAGCGCCGGGTGCTGGCGGCCCGGGCGTTCGCCGCGATCGCCGAGTACGACGTGGCCGTGGCGAACTGGTGCGCCGTCGAGCTCGCTCCTGCGGACCAGGAGTGGCCGGAGTTCGCCGGGCTGGCCCTGCGCCGCCAGGCGGTGCTCCGCTACGGGGAGAACCCGCACCAGCCGGCCGCCCTCTACGCCGACCCGGACGGCACGGCCGGGCTGGCCCAGGCCGAGCAGCTGCACGGCAAGGAGATGTCCTACAACAACTACGTCGACGCGGACGCCGCCTGGCGGGCCGCGAACGACTTCGCCGAGCAGCCGGCCGTGGCGATCATCAAGCACGCCAACCCGTGCGGCATCGCGGTGGGCGGGGACGTCGCCGAGGCGCACCGTAAGGCGCACGCCTGCGACCCGGTGTCGGCGTACGGCGGGGTGATCGCCGTGAACCGCCCGGTGAGCGTGGAGCTGGCCCGGCAGGTCGCGGAGATCTTCACCGAGGTGCTGGTGGCGCCGGAGTTCGAGCCCGGTGCCGTCGAGATCCTCCAGGGAAAGAAGAACATCCGGCTGCTGCGCGCCCCGGCCTTCGCGCCGCGGCCGGCCGAGTGGCGGCAGGTGACCGGCGGCGTGCTGGTCCAGCTGCGCGACGGGATCGACGCCGACGGCGACGACCCGGCGAACTGGCGGCTCGCCACCGGCGACGCGGCCGACGAGGCGACCCTGCGGGACCTCGCCTTCGCCTGGCGGGCCGTCCGGGCGGTGAAGAGCAACGCGATCCTGCTGGCGCAGGACGGGGCCACCGTCGGCGTCGGCATGGGTCAGGTGAACCGGGTGGACTCGGCGCGCCTCGCGGTCAGCCGGGCCGGTGCCGACCGGGCCAAGGGCTCGGTCTGCGCCTCGGACGCCTTCTTCCCGTTCCCCGACGGCCCGAAGATCCTCATCGACGCGGGCGTCCGGGCGATCGTCCAGCAGGGCGGCTCGATCCGCGACGAGGAGGTCATCGCCGCGGCGAAGGAGGCCGGCGTGACCATGTACCTCACCGGCACCCGGCACTTCTTCCACTGA
- the purN gene encoding phosphoribosylglycinamide formyltransferase — MTEPASVARLVVLVSGSGSNLQALLDAAADPGYGAKVVAVGADRDGIAGLDRAAAAGVPTFVDRLKDHPTREDWDRALTAHVAEHKPDLVISAGFLKLVGPHFLAAFGDRYLNTHNTLLPAFPGIHGPRDALAYGVKITGATLFFVDAGMDTGPIVAQVAVPVLDDDDEETLTERIKSAERRQLVEQVGRLVRQGWTITGRKVTIP, encoded by the coding sequence GTGACCGAGCCCGCGTCCGTCGCCCGTCTCGTCGTCCTCGTCTCCGGCTCCGGCAGCAACCTCCAGGCGCTGCTGGACGCCGCCGCCGACCCCGGGTACGGGGCGAAGGTGGTCGCCGTCGGCGCTGACCGGGACGGGATCGCCGGGCTCGACCGGGCCGCCGCGGCCGGGGTGCCGACCTTCGTCGACCGGCTGAAGGACCACCCGACCCGGGAGGACTGGGACCGCGCGCTCACCGCGCACGTCGCGGAGCACAAGCCCGACCTGGTGATCAGCGCCGGCTTCCTCAAGCTGGTCGGCCCGCACTTCCTGGCCGCGTTCGGCGACCGCTACCTCAACACCCACAACACCCTGCTGCCGGCATTCCCCGGCATCCACGGCCCCCGGGACGCCCTCGCCTACGGCGTGAAGATCACCGGGGCCACCCTCTTCTTCGTCGACGCCGGGATGGACACCGGCCCGATCGTCGCCCAGGTCGCCGTACCGGTGCTGGACGACGACGACGAGGAGACGCTCACCGAGCGCATCAAGTCCGCCGAGCGCCGCCAGCTCGTTGAGCAGGTCGGTCGGCTGGTCCGTCAAGGTTGGACGATCACCGGAAGAAAGGTCACGATTCCGTGA
- a CDS encoding CD225/dispanin family protein, with product MQPGYPQQQPPQIDNNMTMSIVAIFLFWPLAIPAIINASKVNPLLQQGDYAGAQAAAAESKKWSKWALIIGLIGWAISILCCVLGGLGAIMSGNNSTY from the coding sequence ATGCAGCCCGGTTACCCCCAGCAGCAGCCGCCGCAGATCGACAACAACATGACGATGTCCATCGTCGCCATCTTCCTCTTCTGGCCGCTGGCCATCCCGGCCATCATCAACGCCTCCAAGGTCAACCCGCTGCTCCAGCAGGGTGACTACGCGGGCGCCCAGGCGGCGGCCGCCGAGTCGAAGAAGTGGTCCAAGTGGGCCCTGATCATCGGTCTCATCGGCTGGGCCATCTCCATCCTGTGCTGCGTCCTCGGCGGCCTTGGCGCGATCATGAGCGGCAACAACTCGACCTACTGA
- a CDS encoding DUF4190 domain-containing protein, which translates to MQPGYPGQDPYGQQPPQDPTSPQYRDPYAQPPQAPQYGQQPTSGQPYGQPQDPYSQPPQPPQYGQQPTSGQPYGQPTSGQPYGQPTSGQPYGQQPYQDPYAQQQAYGAAPTYPNAGYPMPQGQNNTLGLIGMIAGIASIVLGLCCPALGIPAGIAGVVLGVLGQKKAQQGEASNAGQAKAGLICGAIGVVIGIINAIAGAAINLNNFS; encoded by the coding sequence ATGCAGCCCGGTTACCCCGGTCAGGACCCGTACGGCCAGCAGCCCCCGCAGGACCCGACCTCCCCGCAGTACCGCGACCCGTACGCCCAGCCGCCCCAGGCCCCGCAGTACGGCCAGCAGCCCACCTCCGGCCAGCCGTACGGCCAGCCGCAGGACCCGTACTCCCAGCCGCCGCAGCCGCCGCAGTACGGGCAGCAGCCGACCTCGGGTCAGCCGTACGGCCAGCCGACCTCCGGACAGCCGTACGGGCAGCCCACCTCGGGCCAGCCCTATGGGCAGCAGCCGTACCAGGACCCGTACGCGCAGCAGCAGGCCTACGGCGCCGCGCCGACCTACCCGAACGCCGGCTACCCGATGCCGCAGGGGCAGAACAACACCCTCGGCCTGATCGGCATGATCGCCGGCATCGCCTCCATCGTGCTCGGTCTCTGCTGCCCGGCGCTCGGCATCCCGGCCGGCATCGCCGGTGTGGTGCTCGGCGTGCTCGGCCAGAAGAAGGCCCAGCAGGGCGAGGCGAGCAACGCGGGCCAGGCCAAGGCGGGCCTGATCTGCGGTGCGATCGGTGTCGTGATCGGCATCATCAACGCGATCGCCGGCGCGGCCATCAACTTGAACAACTTCTCCTGA
- a CDS encoding DUF6350 family protein: MSSVSPDQTRRTAPDARPTGRARTAPRVPAPRSGEAPRGHAPLVVAAAVAAGWAAVTSWLPVTIVLGLAQLSEDAGSLSGALRAGLAGWLLGHGVALETSAGPLGLAPLALAALAAWRLTRAGVHVSRAIGARGGRSPRQALTVAVAVGIGYALLGALAALAVGAGGVRASPVRAAVTFAIFGALAALVGALRTTGASGLLARRSPVPLRDGVRTGLVAALLLLGAGAGAAGLSVATGGGDAADMITAYRTGVAGQAGITLVSLAYAPNATIWSASYLLGPGFAVGADTAVRTSEVSVGALPAVPLLAGLPRGPVDGLGAGLLAVPVLAGMAAGWLLARRLLRAAAEDRVVVGWGALLAPAALSGPVAGMLLGAAAAISGGPLGGGRLAEMGPVPWQVAGVATAVIAVGALLGAATTKSLARPSGADPAPPRPAAARS, from the coding sequence ATGTCATCCGTCAGCCCTGACCAGACCCGCCGTACCGCCCCCGACGCCCGGCCGACCGGCCGCGCCCGGACGGCGCCCCGGGTGCCCGCGCCCCGGTCGGGGGAGGCGCCGCGCGGCCATGCGCCGCTGGTCGTCGCCGCCGCGGTGGCGGCCGGCTGGGCCGCAGTGACGTCCTGGCTGCCGGTCACCATCGTGCTCGGCCTGGCCCAGCTCAGCGAGGACGCCGGCTCCCTGTCCGGCGCCCTGCGCGCCGGGTTGGCCGGCTGGCTGCTCGGGCACGGGGTGGCGCTGGAGACCTCCGCCGGCCCGCTCGGCCTGGCGCCGCTGGCCCTGGCCGCGCTGGCCGCCTGGCGGCTGACCCGGGCCGGCGTGCACGTGAGCCGGGCGATCGGCGCCCGCGGTGGTCGCTCGCCCCGGCAGGCGCTCACCGTCGCGGTCGCCGTCGGCATCGGGTACGCGCTGCTCGGCGCCCTCGCCGCGCTCGCGGTCGGCGCAGGCGGCGTGCGGGCGTCCCCGGTCCGGGCGGCGGTGACCTTCGCGATCTTCGGGGCGCTGGCGGCGCTGGTCGGCGCGCTCCGCACCACCGGCGCATCGGGTCTGCTGGCACGGCGTTCCCCGGTGCCGCTGCGGGACGGGGTGCGCACCGGGCTGGTGGCCGCGCTGCTGCTGCTCGGCGCGGGCGCCGGGGCGGCCGGGCTGTCCGTGGCGACCGGGGGCGGCGACGCCGCCGACATGATCACGGCGTACCGAACGGGCGTGGCCGGTCAAGCCGGCATCACCCTGGTCAGCCTCGCGTACGCGCCGAACGCCACCATCTGGTCGGCCAGCTACCTGCTCGGTCCCGGGTTCGCCGTCGGCGCCGACACGGCGGTGCGGACCAGCGAGGTCTCGGTCGGCGCGCTGCCGGCCGTACCGCTGCTGGCCGGGCTTCCGCGCGGACCGGTCGACGGGCTCGGCGCCGGGCTGCTCGCGGTGCCGGTGCTGGCCGGCATGGCCGCCGGCTGGCTGCTCGCCCGGCGGCTGCTGCGGGCGGCCGCCGAGGACCGGGTGGTGGTCGGCTGGGGGGCGCTGCTCGCCCCGGCGGCCCTCTCCGGACCGGTCGCCGGAATGCTGCTCGGCGCGGCCGCCGCGATCTCCGGCGGGCCGCTCGGCGGTGGCCGGCTGGCCGAGATGGGCCCGGTGCCCTGGCAGGTGGCCGGGGTGGCCACCGCCGTCATCGCCGTCGGCGCGCTGCTCGGCGCCGCCACCACCAAGTCCCTCGCCCGCCCGTCCGGCGCCGACCCCGCCCCGCCCCGACCGGCCGCCGCCCGGTCCTGA
- the sucD gene encoding succinate--CoA ligase subunit alpha: protein MAIWLTKDSKVIVQGMTGSEGSKHTRRMLAAGTNVVGGVNPRKAGQTVDFDGTELPVFASVADAMKETGADVTVIFVPPQFTRGAVIEAIDAGIDLAVVITEGVPVHDTAAFWAYNVAKGERTRIIGPNCPGIASPGASNAGIIPADITGSGRIGLVSKSGTLTYQMMYELRDIGFSTCVGIGGDPIIGTTHIDALAAFEADPDTDAIVMIGEIGGDAEERAAEFIKANVTKPVVGYIAGFTAPPGKTMGHAGAIISGSAGTAEAKKAALEAVGVKVGKTPTETAKLMREIMSAG, encoded by the coding sequence ATGGCAATCTGGCTGACCAAGGACTCCAAGGTCATCGTGCAGGGGATGACCGGTTCCGAGGGTTCCAAGCACACCCGGCGGATGCTCGCTGCCGGCACCAACGTCGTCGGTGGCGTCAACCCGCGCAAGGCGGGGCAGACGGTCGACTTCGACGGCACCGAGCTGCCGGTCTTCGCGAGCGTCGCGGACGCCATGAAGGAGACCGGGGCCGACGTCACGGTCATCTTCGTGCCGCCGCAGTTCACCAGGGGCGCGGTCATCGAGGCGATCGACGCCGGGATCGACCTGGCGGTGGTGATCACCGAGGGTGTCCCGGTGCACGACACCGCCGCCTTCTGGGCGTACAACGTGGCCAAGGGCGAGCGGACCCGGATCATCGGGCCGAACTGCCCGGGCATCGCCTCGCCGGGCGCCTCCAACGCCGGCATCATCCCGGCCGACATCACCGGCAGCGGCCGGATCGGCCTGGTCAGCAAGAGCGGCACGCTGACCTACCAGATGATGTACGAGCTGCGCGACATCGGCTTCTCGACCTGTGTCGGCATCGGCGGCGACCCGATCATCGGCACCACCCACATCGACGCCCTGGCCGCCTTCGAGGCCGACCCGGACACCGACGCGATCGTGATGATCGGTGAGATCGGCGGCGACGCCGAGGAGCGGGCCGCCGAGTTCATCAAGGCCAACGTCACCAAGCCGGTGGTCGGCTACATCGCCGGCTTCACCGCGCCGCCCGGCAAGACCATGGGTCACGCCGGCGCGATCATCTCCGGCTCGGCGGGCACCGCCGAGGCGAAGAAGGCGGCGCTGGAGGCGGTCGGCGTGAAGGTCGGCAAGACCCCGACCGAGACCGCCAAGCTGATGCGGGAGATCATGTCGGCCGGCTGA